One Fusobacterium ulcerans DNA segment encodes these proteins:
- a CDS encoding terminase large subunit — MRQDRTTSYAKLVVSGKKIAGRKEFLACKRHLDDLKRKKFEFKFDVEEAEFAIDFANTLIMKNGEPLKTRGFQDFIIGSLHGWRRKRTKERRFREAYIQVGRRNGKSFLSGEQATFFSSYLGMKDRIFCAATKQEQANIVWDDIRNFIESDVDLIELYKVKEHDRTIKSLITDTVIKSLGRDTKSMDGFGNILAICDELHAHPNNQMYKLLLDGQADVDNALTLAITTAGFNLNSFCYEHYQFCEKILEGLVDKESLFIFICEMDKDDDIWEPKNWLKANPYFLFNEDGTINEKKLARYAEKAIDAKEKGGEDLTNFLTKQLNMWVTAKGGQYIDLAKFKSCESELTLKDMKGRKAYLGFDLSKGGDLTSIALIFPMEEEKVYIYSHSFMPELRLAEHEKTDDVPYRIWVREGLLTLTTGGFGVKTDYKFIISHLKEIIEKYEIEILECGYDAHNAGSFLSDLEFLDCDLTEVKQSAKSLNDATIDFALSVKAIQVLYDKRNSLLKWSIANATTTSNSFGEIKIDKQAQKNRIDPVDAIIDAWKIMLLNKKEDVDINESVKDWLELMG, encoded by the coding sequence ATGAGACAAGATAGAACAACATCATATGCAAAGTTGGTAGTTAGTGGTAAAAAAATAGCTGGAAGAAAAGAATTTTTAGCATGTAAAAGACATCTTGATGATTTAAAAAGAAAGAAATTTGAATTCAAATTTGATGTTGAAGAGGCAGAATTTGCTATTGATTTTGCAAATACTCTCATTATGAAGAATGGAGAACCTTTAAAAACAAGAGGTTTTCAAGATTTTATTATTGGTTCTTTACATGGATGGAGAAGAAAAAGAACAAAAGAAAGACGTTTCAGGGAAGCATATATTCAAGTAGGTAGAAGAAATGGGAAATCTTTTTTATCTGGAGAACAGGCAACATTCTTTAGCAGCTATTTGGGAATGAAAGATAGGATATTTTGTGCAGCAACAAAGCAAGAACAGGCTAATATAGTGTGGGATGATATTCGTAATTTTATAGAATCAGATGTGGATTTGATTGAATTATATAAAGTAAAAGAACATGATAGAACCATAAAAAGTTTAATTACAGATACAGTTATTAAGTCTTTAGGTAGAGATACAAAATCAATGGATGGTTTTGGAAATATTCTAGCTATTTGTGATGAGCTGCATGCACATCCAAATAACCAAATGTATAAGCTTTTATTAGATGGACAAGCAGATGTTGATAATGCTTTAACTTTAGCAATTACAACAGCAGGTTTTAACTTAAATAGCTTTTGTTATGAACACTATCAATTTTGTGAGAAAATATTGGAGGGACTTGTGGATAAGGAGTCTCTTTTTATTTTTATTTGTGAAATGGATAAAGATGATGATATTTGGGAACCTAAAAATTGGCTAAAAGCAAATCCTTATTTCCTTTTCAATGAAGATGGGACAATAAATGAAAAGAAACTAGCCAGATATGCAGAGAAAGCAATTGATGCAAAAGAAAAAGGTGGAGAAGATCTCACCAATTTTTTAACAAAACAGTTGAATATGTGGGTTACTGCAAAAGGAGGTCAATACATTGATTTAGCAAAGTTTAAAAGTTGTGAAAGCGAACTTACATTGAAAGACATGAAGGGAAGAAAAGCTTATTTAGGTTTTGACCTTTCCAAAGGTGGGGATTTAACTAGCATAGCTCTTATTTTTCCTATGGAAGAAGAGAAGGTTTATATCTATAGTCACTCTTTCATGCCTGAACTTAGACTAGCGGAACATGAAAAAACAGATGATGTACCTTATAGAATTTGGGTAAGAGAAGGACTTTTAACACTTACAACTGGCGGTTTTGGGGTAAAGACAGACTATAAGTTTATTATTTCACATTTAAAAGAAATTATAGAAAAGTATGAAATTGAAATCCTAGAATGTGGTTATGATGCTCATAATGCAGGGTCTTTTTTAAGTGACTTAGAATTTTTAGATTGTGATTTAACAGAAGTGAAACAATCAGCAAAATCTTTAAATGATGCAACAATTGATTTTGCTCTATCTGTAAAAGCAATACAAGTACTTTATGACAAGAGAAATAGTTTATTGAAATGGTCAATTGCAAATGCAACAACAACAAGTAATAGCTTTGGAGAAATTAAGATTGATAAACAAGCACAAAAAAATAGAATTGACCCTGTAGATGCAATTATTGATGCCTGGAAAATTATGTTGCTAAATAAAAAAGAAGATGTTGACATCAACGAATCTGTAAAGGATTGGTTGGAGTTGATGGGATAA
- a CDS encoding phage terminase small subunit P27 family, translated as MAGRPRKVIDISTGKIGKEAIKNRKIQEEKLKLGREQLKAPEWLRDEAKEEFERVVEEAGKIDILDNLDLGILAIYCNAYSCYVDVSKLIQENGYLGMRTTKYDDYETVHPLLIVQEKYVKQIMQCSTKLGLATTDRLKLIVPTKEDPKENKFIELIRNRKQG; from the coding sequence ATGGCAGGAAGACCAAGAAAAGTAATTGATATTTCAACAGGAAAAATTGGAAAAGAAGCAATTAAAAATAGAAAAATCCAGGAAGAAAAATTAAAACTTGGAAGAGAACAATTGAAAGCTCCTGAATGGCTTAGAGATGAGGCTAAAGAAGAATTTGAAAGAGTTGTTGAAGAAGCAGGGAAAATAGATATCTTGGATAATTTGGATTTGGGGATACTTGCAATTTATTGCAACGCATATTCCTGCTATGTTGATGTTTCTAAATTAATTCAGGAAAACGGCTATCTTGGGATGAGAACAACTAAATATGATGACTATGAAACAGTGCATCCTCTTTTAATAGTTCAAGAAAAATATGTAAAACAAATAATGCAGTGTTCTACAAAGCTTGGACTAGCTACAACAGACAGACTAAAGTTGATTGTTCCAACAAAAGAAGATCCAAAAGAAAATAAGTTTATAGAATTGATAAGAAATCGAAAACAAGGATAG
- a CDS encoding sigma factor-like helix-turn-helix DNA-binding protein, translating to MTKKEYLRQGYKIRMSIKNEEEVLKELGENLDGLQALHNSEKLQGGPVKDDSKFIEKVDKIIRIEQEIYRKIGELKAFQAKLYQEIEMLKEPTEQILMRSRYILNLTWEEIAERIGYSVMQTHRIHKKALENFRFF from the coding sequence ATGACAAAGAAGGAATATCTTAGACAAGGATATAAAATAAGAATGTCAATCAAAAATGAAGAAGAAGTGCTAAAGGAATTAGGAGAGAATTTAGATGGACTTCAGGCCTTGCATAATTCAGAAAAACTACAAGGTGGCCCTGTTAAAGATGATAGTAAATTTATTGAAAAAGTAGATAAAATTATTAGAATAGAGCAAGAAATATATAGAAAAATAGGAGAATTGAAAGCTTTTCAGGCTAAATTGTATCAGGAAATAGAGATGTTGAAGGAACCAACAGAACAAATTCTTATGAGAAGCAGATATATTTTAAATCTTACTTGGGAAGAGATAGCAGAAAGAATAGGCTATTCAGTTATGCAGACACACAGGATACATAAAAAAGCTTTAGAAAATTTTAGATTTTTTTAA
- a CDS encoding DNA-methyltransferase, with protein MKIMHGNSLEVLKTLEDESIDCVVTSPPYWQIRDYGVSGQIGLESDVNEFLEKLMDIFDEVNRVLKKTGTLFVNMGDTYSNVNAKLAGGTNNKRHGKNNGYKTVPRKTNIKRKSKMMIPERLAIKMIESGWILRNEIIWQKPNILPESVNDRFTNDFEKVFFFSKEQKYYFKKQYEPYSNKTLTGFGNGIMPDNTKRLNPGESKAGMREGREWKAVYNENGRNMRTVWNIATKGIKEGHFAIFPEELVRRCLDSGCPENGMVLDPFLGSGTTLKVAKSLNMHGIGIELKREYIDIAVGRIGEDLFTKIKII; from the coding sequence ATAAAAATAATGCATGGAAATTCTTTGGAAGTATTAAAAACTTTAGAAGATGAAAGTATAGATTGTGTTGTAACATCTCCTCCATATTGGCAAATTAGAGATTATGGTGTTTCCGGCCAGATAGGACTTGAAAGTGATGTAAATGAATTTCTTGAAAAACTTATGGATATATTTGATGAAGTCAATAGAGTATTAAAAAAAACAGGAACTTTATTTGTGAATATGGGAGATACTTACAGCAATGTAAATGCTAAATTAGCTGGAGGAACAAATAATAAAAGACATGGAAAGAATAATGGATATAAAACAGTTCCAAGAAAAACAAATATAAAGAGAAAATCTAAAATGATGATTCCTGAAAGATTAGCAATAAAAATGATTGAATCTGGGTGGATATTAAGAAATGAGATTATTTGGCAAAAGCCCAATATACTTCCTGAATCAGTAAATGATAGATTTACTAATGATTTTGAAAAAGTATTCTTTTTTTCCAAAGAACAAAAGTATTACTTTAAAAAACAGTATGAGCCTTATTCCAATAAAACATTAACTGGATTTGGAAATGGAATAATGCCCGATAATACAAAAAGATTAAATCCAGGAGAAAGTAAAGCAGGAATGAGAGAAGGAAGAGAATGGAAAGCTGTTTATAATGAGAATGGCCGGAACATGAGAACAGTATGGAACATAGCAACTAAAGGAATTAAAGAGGGGCATTTTGCTATCTTTCCAGAAGAATTAGTAAGAAGATGTTTAGATAGTGGCTGTCCAGAGAATGGAATGGTTTTAGATCCTTTTCTTGGTAGTGGAACTACTTTAAAAGTAGCAAAAAGTTTAAATATGCATGGAATAGGAATTGAGTTGAAAAGAGAATATATTGATATTGCAGTTGGCCGGATTGGTGAAGATTTATTTACTAAGATAAAAATTATATAG
- a CDS encoding crossover junction endodeoxyribonuclease RuvC — MGKKINPEEYVGQEFVNKIGERYKVLKYLFKEKLNYCFDIEFMGTGNLQMATLNQIRNNTCFDLLERKKLKRIKTELQLRERTRLVNKAKNTCVIPNNLRYKNVLSIDLSTTSTGIAYSKNGTIVRWKTIKSDYIDFRERGLEIVKQLVEILEKGMIDVVILEDVYLGLNSDVLTKLSEVRGMLTYHIKKLNLDLLLVPAVLWKHRIEGVPTHRQEQKEFMMKKFFEYTEVEADSDDSADAYMMLRACLGG, encoded by the coding sequence ATGGGCAAAAAAATTAATCCAGAGGAATATGTAGGACAGGAATTTGTTAATAAAATTGGGGAAAGGTACAAGGTATTAAAATATTTGTTTAAAGAAAAGCTTAATTACTGTTTTGATATTGAATTTATGGGAACTGGGAATCTTCAAATGGCAACTCTTAACCAAATAAGAAATAATACTTGTTTTGATTTGCTTGAGAGAAAAAAACTAAAAAGAATAAAGACAGAGTTGCAGTTAAGAGAAAGAACTAGATTAGTAAATAAAGCTAAAAATACTTGTGTGATACCTAATAATTTGAGATATAAAAATGTGTTATCAATAGATCTTTCTACTACATCAACTGGAATAGCATATAGTAAAAATGGAACTATAGTTAGATGGAAGACTATCAAGTCTGATTATATTGATTTCAGAGAAAGAGGATTAGAAATAGTTAAGCAGCTAGTGGAAATACTGGAGAAAGGAATGATTGATGTTGTAATTCTTGAGGATGTATATCTGGGATTGAATTCTGATGTTTTAACTAAGTTGAGTGAAGTTAGAGGCATGCTGACATATCATATTAAAAAATTAAATTTAGATTTACTTCTTGTACCTGCTGTACTTTGGAAGCACAGAATTGAGGGAGTGCCTACTCATAGGCAGGAGCAAAAAGAATTTATGATGAAAAAGTTTTTTGAATATACTGAAGTTGAAGCTGACAGTGATGATAGTGCAGATGCCTATATGATGCTGAGAGCTTGTTTAGGAGGATAA
- a CDS encoding toprim domain-containing protein — translation MKNYSYKQYGDELRFDFCPICNKEKKENPCFSVNIKTGNYICHTTGKGGNIKELDNFEFKLPEIKEKKPRKKDIDFSELFKKRADHHLGGDWLSYLKGRSISEKGLNRFCRLGKNNTMMIPITDGEKVVAIKYRTIDKKLSCETGSSSDYFVNWQNVENKSYLIIVEGEIDLLSAVESGYDNVVSIPFGCKNLKCIDNQKKWIESFSKIILAVDNDVPGIECKNQIIDKLSSIKSKLYTVEMGKYKDFNEILMAEGTDGIIKVIQAADRVGFGFTPFYQEADGYYTWQKDNYVKITDFTVKITGYSDNYIVGIVTSTGREREFKAKKTELLTKSGILEHLGYYLGSTQSIPKFWSWIIEENGEQFLLEIPHYGIIDGIYYDESSKVICSKEDLKIQKLDEIEPLTAEEKDWLNKNLIYLRSDPNQSLLGICWALGRFHIHESYPILEVSGTTSIGKTEYVEFISRLLFGNKENIKSFTTLTNHQIRSLSSCSNITPWVIDEVKITGKDLREKAIELYSTIRAVYDNKTLNQGNLTAKLTEFKLCTPLIISGETELSDVSIKNRMISTDLTKDNKSSDEVFFKLKNTRLLEKIGKAALQKRINTGILDISISKIKEFLHEVKDERQLYNGRCIIIGFKVLNEIIEIENNISVEFIKFLNQKLSHEYDVVSNFLELLELVAESGKETKTFYQIRDNKHYVRFNILYKAIAEEHFRTNSTLELLDMRTLKKQLIENKFILNTRINIRFPKDDFTDETIPIKAEEFQLNDIFVM, via the coding sequence GATGAATTAAGGTTTGATTTTTGTCCAATTTGTAATAAAGAGAAAAAAGAAAATCCTTGCTTTTCTGTAAATATCAAGACTGGAAATTATATCTGTCATACTACTGGGAAAGGTGGAAACATAAAAGAACTTGATAATTTTGAGTTTAAGCTGCCAGAGATAAAAGAAAAGAAGCCAAGAAAAAAAGATATAGATTTTAGTGAATTATTTAAGAAAAGAGCTGATCATCACTTAGGTGGTGATTGGCTCTCTTATCTAAAAGGAAGAAGTATATCTGAGAAAGGTTTAAATAGGTTTTGTAGGCTTGGGAAAAATAATACAATGATGATTCCAATAACTGATGGAGAAAAGGTTGTAGCTATAAAATACAGGACCATAGACAAAAAATTAAGCTGCGAAACAGGAAGCAGTTCTGATTATTTTGTTAATTGGCAGAATGTAGAAAATAAAAGCTATCTTATTATAGTTGAGGGAGAAATAGATCTTTTAAGTGCTGTTGAATCTGGATATGATAATGTGGTTTCTATTCCATTTGGTTGCAAAAATTTAAAGTGCATAGATAACCAAAAGAAATGGATAGAAAGTTTTTCAAAGATTATTTTAGCAGTTGATAATGATGTTCCTGGAATAGAATGTAAAAATCAGATTATAGATAAACTAAGTTCTATAAAAAGTAAGCTCTACACAGTTGAAATGGGAAAATATAAAGATTTTAATGAAATTCTCATGGCTGAAGGAACAGATGGAATAATTAAAGTTATTCAAGCAGCAGATAGAGTAGGATTTGGCTTTACTCCTTTTTATCAAGAAGCAGATGGATATTATACATGGCAGAAAGATAACTATGTAAAGATAACAGATTTTACAGTAAAAATAACAGGATATTCAGATAATTATATAGTTGGAATAGTTACCAGTACAGGAAGAGAAAGAGAATTTAAAGCAAAGAAAACAGAGTTATTAACTAAGAGTGGCATCCTTGAACATCTAGGCTATTACTTAGGAAGTACACAATCAATTCCTAAGTTTTGGAGCTGGATAATTGAAGAAAATGGAGAGCAGTTTTTACTTGAGATACCACATTATGGAATTATAGATGGAATATATTATGATGAAAGTTCTAAGGTAATTTGCAGCAAGGAAGATTTAAAGATTCAGAAATTAGATGAAATTGAACCATTAACAGCTGAAGAAAAAGATTGGCTGAATAAGAATCTTATTTATCTGAGAAGTGATCCAAATCAAAGCTTATTAGGAATATGCTGGGCTTTAGGAAGATTTCATATACATGAAAGTTATCCTATTTTAGAAGTATCAGGAACTACCAGTATTGGAAAAACAGAATATGTAGAATTTATATCAAGGCTGCTCTTTGGAAATAAGGAAAATATAAAGAGTTTTACTACTTTAACTAATCATCAAATAAGGAGTTTATCAAGTTGCTCTAACATAACTCCTTGGGTAATAGATGAAGTTAAGATTACTGGAAAAGATTTAAGGGAAAAGGCAATAGAACTATACTCAACTATAAGGGCAGTTTATGATAATAAAACATTAAATCAAGGAAACCTAACAGCCAAGCTGACAGAATTCAAGCTTTGTACTCCTTTAATTATATCTGGAGAAACAGAACTAAGTGATGTATCTATAAAAAATAGAATGATAAGTACAGACTTGACCAAAGATAATAAGAGTAGTGATGAGGTATTTTTTAAATTAAAGAATACAAGGCTTTTAGAAAAAATAGGAAAAGCAGCACTTCAAAAAAGAATAAATACAGGAATTTTAGATATTTCAATATCTAAAATAAAAGAATTTTTACATGAAGTTAAAGATGAAAGACAATTATACAATGGAAGGTGTATTATCATAGGGTTTAAAGTTTTAAATGAAATAATTGAAATAGAAAATAATATATCAGTAGAATTTATAAAATTTTTAAATCAAAAGCTTTCACATGAATATGATGTAGTAAGCAATTTCTTAGAATTGCTAGAATTAGTTGCAGAATCTGGGAAAGAAACTAAGACTTTTTATCAGATAAGAGATAATAAGCATTATGTAAGATTTAATATCTTATATAAGGCAATAGCTGAGGAGCATTTCAGAACTAATAGCACCTTAGAGTTGTTAGATATGCGAACTCTAAAAAAACAATTAATAGAGAATAAGTTTATTCTGAATACAAGAATAAATATAAGGTTTCCTAAAGATGATTTTACAGATGAAACTATTCCAATAAAAGCAGAAGAATTTCAATTAAATGATATTTTTGTAATGTAG